A section of the Spirochaetota bacterium genome encodes:
- a CDS encoding UDP-N-acetylglucosamine--N-acetylmuramyl-(pentapeptide) pyrophosphoryl-undecaprenol N-acetylglucosamine transferase, which yields MKKNILFVGGGSGGHVIPAIPIAKLFLEKGFNLIWIGSKKKRQLEENIIKNDLKNFFDNNKIKFYAISSGKFRRKGTILKSILNIENLVDIFNLFLGFIESFFIIIFNRPLLVFSKGGFVSVPVLISSKILNIKSFTHESDFSLGLANRINSILSYKTFYSFKETAEKYNILVKKGIYTGNPIRETFINFNPQSHENENFKKWLESLFDNKKPILLILGGSLGAQSLNEIIFENLEYLKKYFNIIHQCGKDKIKYEKNDSYYPLEFIYNDIEKFLWNSNLIISRSGANSVFEIIYMKKPAIFVPLTIATRGEQYLNAKYFSERNLCILKTESELKRNFSQIFDDIIKNNLIEKIKNNLFNYKLDIGNYNIYSELIKYL from the coding sequence ATGAAAAAAAATATTTTATTTGTTGGTGGTGGTTCAGGAGGCCATGTAATTCCAGCAATACCAATTGCAAAACTTTTTTTAGAAAAAGGCTTCAACTTAATCTGGATAGGATCAAAAAAAAAGAGACAACTTGAAGAAAACATTATTAAAAATGATTTAAAAAACTTTTTTGATAATAATAAAATAAAGTTCTATGCTATTTCATCTGGAAAATTTAGAAGAAAAGGCACAATTTTAAAATCAATTTTAAATATAGAAAACTTAGTAGATATATTTAATTTATTTTTAGGTTTTATTGAATCATTTTTCATTATAATATTTAATAGACCACTTCTAGTTTTTTCAAAAGGTGGTTTTGTATCTGTTCCAGTTTTAATATCCTCTAAAATTTTAAATATAAAATCCTTCACCCATGAATCTGATTTTTCTCTAGGACTTGCAAATAGAATAAACTCTATTTTATCATATAAAACCTTTTACTCTTTTAAAGAAACTGCTGAAAAATACAATATACTTGTTAAAAAAGGAATTTATACTGGAAATCCAATCAGAGAAACTTTTATTAATTTTAACCCCCAATCACACGAAAATGAAAATTTCAAAAAATGGTTAGAATCTTTATTTGATAACAAAAAGCCTATCTTACTTATTTTAGGAGGCTCTCTTGGTGCACAATCATTAAATGAGATAATTTTTGAAAACTTAGAATATCTTAAAAAATATTTCAATATAATTCATCAATGCGGTAAAGATAAAATTAAATATGAAAAAAATGATTCTTATTATCCTTTAGAATTTATTTACAATGATATTGAAAAATTTCTTTGGAATTCTAACCTTATTATTTCAAGATCTGGAGCTAATTCTGTTTTTGAAATTATTTATATGAAGAAACCTGCAATATTTGTACCTTTAACAATAGCAACAAGAGGGGAACAATATTTAAATGCAAAATATTTTTCAGAAAGAAATTTATGTATATTAAAAACTGAATCTGAATTAAAAAGAAACTTTTCTCAAATATTCGATGATATAATTAAGAATAATCTTATTGAAAAAATTAAAAATAACTTATTCAATTATAAGTTAGATATAGGAAATTATAATATTTATAGTGAACTTATAAAATATTTATAA